A stretch of the Actinoalloteichus fjordicus genome encodes the following:
- a CDS encoding sugar ABC transporter substrate-binding protein, giving the protein MRTSTTGSDDPARAPADETVRRRAEEADRTAADCWVGLLAGCDSPARRDLSARLLALSTALSSAAGQDRWNDSAHGRRVSAAALRIGAAVEEGDGEEFAEAVSGYDQTVATAVVSLGTRLGSSTV; this is encoded by the coding sequence GTGAGGACCTCGACGACCGGGTCAGATGATCCCGCGAGAGCGCCCGCGGACGAGACGGTACGGCGTAGAGCAGAGGAGGCCGACCGCACGGCGGCCGACTGTTGGGTGGGACTGCTCGCCGGGTGTGACTCCCCGGCGCGTCGCGACCTGAGTGCTCGGCTCCTCGCGTTATCGACCGCGCTGTCCTCGGCCGCGGGCCAGGACCGATGGAACGACTCTGCGCACGGCAGGCGGGTCTCTGCGGCCGCGCTGCGCATCGGTGCGGCGGTCGAGGAGGGTGACGGCGAGGAGTTCGCGGAGGCCGTCAGCGGTTACGACCAGACCGTGGCCACCGCAGTGGTCTCCTTGGGGACGCGCCTGGGAAGCTCGACGGTGTGA
- the xseA gene encoding exodeoxyribonuclease VII large subunit, translated as MTPPAPPDSGASGPASPSTPAPPTSPADPWPVRTVARKISDWVNRLGSVWVEGQITQISARPGTGTAFLTLRDPAAEVSLTLTCPAGLVRSASPPLTDGARVVVHGQPTFYLGRGTLSLRVDEIRAVGIGELLARIERLRRLLAAEGMFDPARKRRLPFLPNKVGLITGRASAAEHDVITNATARWQSVRFEVRNVAVQGTTAVPQIVTALRELDADRDVEVIVLARGGGSVEDLLPFSDETLCRAVAACGTPVVSAIGHEPDTPLVDHVADLRCSTPTGAGKRVVPDMAEEVARISLLRDRGRRALHGWVDRETRLLTSLRSRPVLASPLAPLAHRAQEVATLRERSLRAVLTGLSTADSGLDATRSRLTTLGPAATLARGYAVVQRVDADGAAGVLTSIADAAPETVLRVRVVDGAVRAVVTQPTDSGDRR; from the coding sequence GTGACCCCGCCTGCCCCGCCGGACTCGGGAGCCTCGGGCCCTGCCTCCCCGTCCACGCCTGCCCCGCCCACCTCGCCTGCCGATCCCTGGCCGGTCCGCACCGTCGCCCGCAAGATCTCCGACTGGGTCAATCGCCTCGGCTCGGTCTGGGTGGAGGGTCAGATCACCCAGATCTCGGCACGCCCCGGCACCGGAACGGCGTTTCTGACCCTGCGTGATCCGGCTGCGGAGGTGTCGCTCACCCTGACCTGCCCCGCCGGGCTGGTGCGGTCGGCCAGCCCGCCGCTGACCGACGGCGCGCGCGTGGTCGTGCATGGTCAGCCGACGTTCTATCTCGGCAGGGGCACGCTGAGTCTGCGCGTGGACGAGATCAGGGCGGTGGGCATCGGCGAACTGCTGGCCCGCATCGAGCGACTACGCAGGCTGCTCGCCGCCGAAGGCATGTTCGATCCGGCGCGGAAGCGACGGCTGCCGTTCCTGCCGAATAAGGTCGGGCTGATCACCGGGCGGGCCTCGGCCGCCGAACACGATGTGATCACCAACGCCACCGCACGCTGGCAGTCGGTGCGTTTCGAAGTGCGCAACGTGGCGGTGCAGGGGACGACTGCGGTGCCACAGATCGTGACGGCCCTGCGTGAGTTGGACGCCGACCGGGACGTGGAGGTGATCGTGTTGGCACGCGGCGGCGGCAGTGTGGAGGATCTGCTGCCGTTCTCTGACGAGACGCTGTGTCGCGCCGTGGCGGCCTGCGGGACGCCCGTCGTCAGCGCGATCGGCCACGAGCCGGACACCCCGTTGGTGGATCACGTCGCAGATCTTCGCTGCTCGACCCCGACGGGGGCGGGGAAGCGGGTCGTGCCGGACATGGCGGAGGAGGTCGCGCGGATCAGCCTGCTGCGGGACCGAGGACGTCGGGCGCTGCACGGCTGGGTGGACCGGGAGACCCGGTTGCTGACCTCGCTGCGCAGTAGGCCGGTGTTGGCGTCTCCGCTCGCTCCACTGGCACATCGGGCGCAGGAAGTGGCAACATTGCGCGAGCGCAGCCTACGTGCGGTGCTGACGGGGTTGTCGACCGCGGATTCTGGTCTCGATGCGACCCGATCCCGATTGACCACTCTCGGACCCGCTGCCACATTGGCTCGTGGTTATGCGGTCGTACAACGTGTTGACGCGGATGGAGCTGCCGGGGTGCTCACATCCATCGCCGACGCCGCGCCGGAAACGGTGCTGCGGGTGCGGGTGGTCGACGGCGCGGTGCGAGCCGTCGTGACACAACCGACCGACAGCGGTGACCGGAGGTAG
- a CDS encoding exodeoxyribonuclease VII small subunit — MSEQDEQSTADAVQPDAEQSALGYEQARDELAEVVRRLEAGGLSLEDSLALWERGEALATVCERRLAGARERVERALASVTPPDDTER; from the coding sequence GTGAGCGAACAAGACGAGCAGTCGACGGCCGACGCCGTGCAACCGGATGCCGAGCAGTCCGCGCTGGGCTACGAGCAGGCGCGAGACGAGCTGGCCGAAGTGGTGCGCAGGCTGGAGGCAGGCGGATTGTCGTTGGAGGACTCCCTGGCGTTGTGGGAGCGAGGCGAGGCCCTGGCCACCGTCTGCGAGCGGCGACTCGCGGGCGCGCGGGAACGCGTGGAGCGCGCCCTCGCCTCGGTGACGCCCCCCGACGACACCGAGCGCTGA
- a CDS encoding 4-hydroxy-3-methylbut-2-enyl diphosphate reductase, which yields MTASTPEASSSQPAGQPAEEQAETTARKRVLLAKPRGYCAGVDRAVITVEKALDTYGAPVYVRKEIVHNKHVVQTLQDRGVIFVDETDEVPEGALVVFSAHGVSPAVHEEAERRGLRTIDATCPLVTKVHQEARRFARDDYDILLIGHEGHEEVEGTAGEAPDHVQLVDRPEDVAKVEVRDPSKVIWLSQTTLSVDETMERVDQLKERFPELRDPPSDDICYATQNRQVAVKAMAAECELVLVVGSQNSSNSKRLVEVAVQSGSDAAYLIDFAREIDESWLDGVTTVGVTSGASVPDVLVLGVLDYLAERGWGEVEEVTTANEKITFALPRELRQAMSDVR from the coding sequence ATGACCGCCTCGACGCCAGAAGCCTCTTCCTCGCAGCCTGCAGGTCAGCCTGCGGAGGAGCAGGCCGAGACGACCGCCCGTAAACGTGTGCTGCTGGCCAAGCCGCGTGGTTACTGCGCGGGCGTGGACCGCGCGGTGATCACCGTCGAGAAGGCCCTCGACACCTACGGCGCCCCGGTATACGTGCGCAAGGAGATCGTGCACAACAAGCATGTCGTGCAGACTCTGCAGGACCGAGGAGTGATCTTCGTCGACGAGACCGACGAGGTCCCGGAGGGCGCCCTCGTGGTGTTCTCCGCCCACGGGGTCTCGCCCGCCGTCCATGAGGAGGCGGAGCGGCGTGGGCTGCGCACCATCGACGCGACCTGCCCGCTGGTCACCAAGGTCCACCAGGAGGCCAGGCGCTTCGCGCGAGACGACTACGACATCCTGCTGATCGGCCACGAAGGGCACGAGGAGGTCGAGGGCACCGCAGGTGAGGCCCCAGATCACGTGCAGCTCGTCGACCGGCCTGAGGACGTCGCCAAGGTCGAGGTCCGCGACCCGTCCAAGGTGATCTGGCTGTCGCAGACGACCCTGAGCGTCGACGAGACCATGGAGCGGGTCGACCAGCTCAAGGAGCGCTTCCCCGAGCTTCGCGACCCGCCGTCCGACGACATCTGCTACGCCACTCAGAACAGGCAGGTCGCCGTCAAGGCGATGGCCGCCGAATGCGAACTCGTGCTGGTCGTCGGCTCGCAGAACTCGTCGAACTCCAAGCGGCTCGTCGAGGTGGCGGTGCAGTCGGGCTCCGACGCCGCGTATCTGATCGACTTCGCGCGTGAGATCGACGAGAGCTGGCTGGACGGTGTCACCACGGTCGGTGTGACCAGCGGCGCGTCGGTGCCCGATGTCTTGGTGCTTGGCGTCCTGGACTACCTGGCGGAACGCGGCTGGGGCGAGGTCGAAGAGGTCACCACCGCCAACGAGAAGATCACCTTTGCACTGCCTCGCGAGCTTC
- a CDS encoding lipid droplet-associated protein, whose protein sequence is MTNLPLPVRLAAGLAVTAVEQARRLPEQLAGLPVTVVSQALALSMRVQQQVTELAIKGDEALSGLRTPEENPEWATFDEDLPADDVPSAFRAGSPRPDTDDHDADDAGLGESALSDPVLGDVRAGRDARSGRASTRSSAAPTGSSRDAGSDGDADADRPGSQRSDSAGGRFAGAVVPEEDSPHPSDAPVTGYDAFSLAQLRGRLRGFSPEQLRALLAYEQAGEARPAYVRMLSNRLVTVGAE, encoded by the coding sequence ATGACGAACTTGCCACTACCCGTTCGGCTGGCTGCGGGTCTGGCGGTGACCGCCGTCGAGCAGGCCCGCAGACTGCCCGAGCAGCTTGCGGGACTGCCGGTCACGGTGGTCAGTCAGGCCCTCGCCCTGTCGATGCGGGTCCAGCAGCAGGTGACCGAACTCGCCATCAAGGGCGACGAGGCACTGTCCGGGCTGCGCACCCCAGAGGAGAATCCCGAGTGGGCGACGTTCGACGAGGACCTGCCCGCCGATGACGTGCCGTCGGCGTTCCGGGCGGGCTCCCCCCGCCCGGACACCGATGACCACGATGCCGATGACGCCGGTCTCGGTGAGTCCGCCCTCAGCGACCCCGTTCTCGGTGACGTTCGCGCAGGCCGTGACGCTCGATCCGGCCGTGCGTCCACCCGGTCGTCGGCGGCCCCCACCGGCAGCAGCCGCGACGCAGGCAGCGACGGCGATGCGGACGCCGACCGCCCTGGTTCGCAGCGCAGCGATTCCGCCGGAGGCCGGTTCGCCGGGGCCGTGGTCCCCGAGGAGGACTCCCCGCACCCGTCCGATGCGCCCGTCACCGGCTACGACGCCTTCAGCCTCGCCCAGCTTAGGGGCAGGCTTCGGGGCTTCTCGCCGGAGCAGCTCAGGGCGCTGCTCGCCTACGAACAGGCGGGTGAGGCACGGCCCGCGTACGTCCGGATGCTGTCGAACCGACTGGTCACGGTGGGCGCCGAGTGA